One Fuerstiella marisgermanici DNA window includes the following coding sequences:
- a CDS encoding ATP-binding cassette domain-containing protein, with product MIEVSNVFHHYGLRPVLQDINFEVDAGQTLAIIGPNGTGKTTLLDLMSGFASPAEGTVSINGRVRRSSVENELAIRQETVFLPAEPWFPKNMTGRDFLLGVGELWSVPVRRLFEHADRLLSVFQLDAIGDSDISAYSTGQRKKIGLCSALICEASILLLDEPFSGGLDPAGLTAMKQILKYLTERQDRTVVLTSPVPELVEEVADEVLILNEGTILKHDTVENVKRDAEAPTLDEALRKLIFPETEHELRDYFTYEMAGEVAS from the coding sequence ATGATCGAAGTGTCGAACGTCTTTCACCATTACGGTCTGCGGCCGGTTCTGCAGGACATTAATTTTGAGGTCGATGCCGGACAAACCCTGGCAATTATCGGCCCCAACGGGACGGGAAAAACCACGCTGCTGGACCTGATGTCCGGGTTCGCGTCGCCCGCCGAGGGCACCGTTTCCATCAATGGGCGAGTCCGCCGATCGTCTGTTGAGAATGAACTGGCCATCCGACAGGAAACCGTATTCCTTCCTGCAGAACCGTGGTTCCCAAAGAATATGACCGGCCGTGATTTTCTGCTGGGTGTTGGTGAATTGTGGAGCGTGCCGGTTCGTCGGCTGTTTGAGCACGCCGATCGATTGCTGTCTGTCTTCCAACTGGATGCGATCGGCGATTCGGATATCTCCGCGTATTCAACAGGGCAGCGAAAAAAGATTGGCTTGTGCTCAGCGCTGATCTGCGAAGCTTCGATCCTGTTACTGGATGAGCCATTTTCCGGGGGGCTCGATCCAGCCGGGCTGACGGCCATGAAACAGATTCTAAAGTACCTCACCGAACGACAGGACCGCACTGTGGTCCTGACCAGCCCCGTTCCTGAACTGGTGGAAGAGGTCGCCGACGAAGTTCTGATCTTGAACGAAGGCACGATCCTAAAACACGACACCGTCGAGAACGTCAAACGCGACGCGGAAGCGCCGACGCTGGACGAAGCGTTGCGAAAACTGATCTTTCCGGAAACAGAACACGAATTGCGGGACTACTTCACGTATGAAATGGCCGGTGAGGTGGCATCATGA
- a CDS encoding chloride channel protein: protein MKLLQAQMTAKWFILPVIVGIAAGLGAIVFDVLGQTVSRFLLTQFSGFVPQAATGERPLFHVEELSFSLGWLVAVMVGGGLISGWLVYTFAPEAEGHGTDGAIDAFHRKRGNISIRVAVVKTLASAVTLGTAGSGGREGPIAQIGASLGSFLGQCLKLSARDRRILMAAGMGAGVGAIFRAPLAGAIFAGEIMYRDADLESDVIVPTAISSITAYSIYGMFLPKHMTFGHVFGRLPAYQMTSLLEMIPYGIMSLILALVGIIYIKCFYGIHEVFRKVPGPPHLKPAMGAGLTACVAITLYYACGQDRALLSVLATGYGILQTGLETPGALTIEVLLLVGLVKILTTSLTISSGGSGGVFGPSMVIGGCVGVATGKAFQMLGNNVPAVGWLAGVSPGAFGVVGMAGFFAGIARAPISTIIMVSEMTGSYQLLLPTMWVSTLCFLLCHGTSLYSKQVPTRLESPAHRGDFTIDVLEGMKVEDVYRRDRKIELVPEAMPLSSIVKLLSRTHQHYFPVVNAEGKMVGIFSADDVRSYIYDETIWQLADAADVMTSRFLSVAPDDDLNEAMRKFTALNIDELPVMDPESPGRLIGMLRRKEAIGAYNRQLAKRQEAAREQSL, encoded by the coding sequence ATGAAACTGCTTCAGGCACAGATGACCGCCAAATGGTTCATCCTGCCCGTTATCGTTGGCATCGCCGCCGGTCTCGGAGCGATTGTTTTTGATGTGCTGGGCCAAACGGTGTCGCGGTTTCTGTTGACGCAGTTTTCCGGATTTGTGCCGCAGGCTGCGACTGGCGAACGCCCACTGTTTCACGTCGAAGAACTAAGCTTTTCTTTGGGTTGGTTGGTGGCAGTGATGGTCGGAGGCGGCCTGATATCCGGCTGGCTGGTCTACACTTTCGCTCCGGAAGCCGAAGGCCATGGCACAGACGGCGCGATTGACGCCTTCCACAGAAAACGCGGCAACATTTCCATCAGAGTGGCCGTGGTGAAGACACTGGCTTCGGCCGTCACGTTAGGAACGGCTGGCTCGGGCGGTCGTGAAGGCCCCATCGCGCAGATTGGAGCGTCTCTTGGATCATTTCTCGGACAGTGTCTGAAACTGTCGGCACGCGACCGGCGGATTCTCATGGCGGCGGGCATGGGCGCTGGCGTGGGAGCCATTTTTCGAGCTCCCCTGGCTGGCGCTATTTTTGCCGGTGAAATCATGTATCGCGACGCGGACCTGGAATCCGACGTGATCGTTCCGACCGCCATTTCTTCGATTACGGCCTATTCGATTTACGGCATGTTCCTGCCCAAACATATGACGTTTGGCCACGTCTTTGGACGGCTGCCCGCTTACCAAATGACGTCGCTGCTTGAGATGATACCGTACGGGATTATGTCACTGATTTTGGCTCTGGTCGGCATCATCTATATCAAATGCTTCTACGGCATTCATGAAGTCTTTCGAAAAGTGCCCGGCCCGCCTCACCTGAAGCCAGCGATGGGAGCCGGCCTGACTGCCTGTGTTGCCATCACGTTGTACTATGCCTGCGGCCAGGATCGAGCGCTGCTGTCCGTGCTGGCGACTGGATACGGAATACTACAAACCGGGCTGGAAACACCGGGCGCACTAACGATCGAAGTCCTGCTGCTGGTCGGGTTGGTCAAGATTCTGACGACGTCACTGACGATTAGTAGTGGAGGTTCCGGCGGCGTCTTTGGTCCATCGATGGTCATTGGCGGCTGCGTGGGAGTCGCCACCGGCAAAGCATTTCAGATGCTGGGCAACAATGTTCCGGCAGTCGGCTGGCTGGCCGGAGTATCTCCCGGCGCGTTTGGTGTCGTGGGCATGGCTGGCTTCTTCGCTGGTATCGCGCGAGCTCCCATTTCGACCATTATCATGGTTTCTGAAATGACGGGAAGCTACCAGCTGTTGTTGCCCACCATGTGGGTCTCCACGTTATGTTTTCTGCTATGCCATGGCACATCGCTGTATAGCAAACAGGTGCCAACGCGGCTGGAATCGCCCGCTCATCGAGGCGACTTTACCATCGATGTACTGGAAGGTATGAAGGTCGAAGACGTTTATCGTCGGGATCGCAAAATCGAACTGGTGCCGGAAGCAATGCCCCTGTCCAGCATCGTCAAGCTGCTAAGTAGAACTCACCAACACTACTTTCCTGTCGTGAACGCCGAAGGAAAAATGGTGGGCATCTTTTCCGCCGACGATGTGCGGTCGTACATTTATGACGAAACCATCTGGCAACTGGCCGATGCAGCCGACGTAATGACGTCTCGCTTTCTAAGTGTTGCCCCGGACGACGACCTGAACGAAGCGATGCGAAAGTTCACAGCCCTGAACATCGATGAACTGCCCGTGATGGATCCTGAATCGCCCGGCCGCCTGATCGGAATGCTCCGCCGCAAAGAAGCCATCGGCGCCTACAACCGTCAGCTCGCAAAACGCCAGGAAGCAGCCCG